Genomic DNA from Bacteroidales bacterium:
TAAATTATAATTCCAATTATAGCAAGAAAAAAAAGTTTTGGCAATAAAGAAAATATTGACATAATATATGTTATTTTAATTTAATTGCTGTACCATAAACTAATATTTCAGAACAACCTTGCATTACTGTTGAAGTTGTAAATCTAACATTAATAATAGCATCTGCATTTAGTCTTTTTGCATCATTTATCATTCTTTGCAGAGCTTCTTCTCTTGAATCGGCAAGTAGTTGTGTATATTCGGTAATTTCGCCACCAACAAGATTTTTTAAACCAGCAAAAATATCTCTTCCTATATTTCTGGCTCTTACTGTACTGCCGCGAACTAATCCAAG
This window encodes:
- a CDS encoding YbjQ family protein — translated: MLITNSEVLAGKEIAEILGLVRGSTVRARNIGRDIFAGLKNLVGGEITEYTQLLADSREEALQRMINDAKRLNADAIINVRFTTSTVMQGCSEILVYGTAIKLK